A single region of the Microbulbifer sp. MKSA007 genome encodes:
- a CDS encoding tetratricopeptide repeat protein has protein sequence MPRILSLCALLFLFTSATSISQEAEEKKKDSAQSEVDTLEKPLYTPFVERYMLDEIKQLRIDQANAKQELIQQIVDREHNSVDRAVAYATDTVTYFFYLIAAATSILVLVGWRSFQDIKERVHSLADEEISKLVQEYEKRLEVIEKQLQQKTQHIEENREEIELTQEVQSLWLRAQQESSVANKIAIYDEILRLRHEDVEALTYKADAVLELNEPQWAANLCHQALGIDPDNSHAFYQLACAHTAMGQFDEALRYLAEAIKRRESYRDEILVDSALQPLAESEVFEELDQVIANTPSPQSGGKGS, from the coding sequence ATGCCTCGCATCCTGAGCCTTTGTGCCCTGCTCTTTTTATTTACTTCCGCCACCTCTATTTCCCAGGAAGCGGAAGAAAAGAAAAAAGACAGTGCGCAAAGCGAGGTCGACACCCTTGAGAAGCCCTTATACACACCCTTCGTCGAGCGCTATATGCTCGACGAAATTAAGCAGCTGCGAATCGATCAGGCTAATGCCAAGCAGGAATTGATTCAGCAAATTGTCGATCGTGAACACAACTCTGTCGATCGAGCCGTAGCCTACGCAACCGATACGGTTACCTACTTTTTCTACTTGATAGCCGCCGCCACTTCAATTTTGGTTTTAGTTGGCTGGCGGTCATTCCAGGACATTAAAGAGCGGGTACACTCTCTGGCCGATGAGGAGATCTCAAAGCTGGTCCAGGAATACGAAAAGCGCTTGGAAGTTATAGAGAAGCAGCTTCAACAGAAAACACAACATATTGAAGAAAACCGCGAGGAAATCGAGCTAACCCAGGAAGTACAGTCCCTGTGGCTGCGCGCTCAACAGGAATCCTCAGTGGCCAATAAAATTGCCATTTACGACGAGATTTTGCGCCTCCGCCACGAGGATGTAGAAGCCCTTACCTATAAAGCTGATGCAGTGCTGGAGCTCAATGAACCCCAGTGGGCCGCCAATCTTTGTCACCAGGCCCTGGGTATTGACCCAGATAACAGCCATGCCTTCTACCAACTGGCTTGCGCCCATACTGCCATGGGTCAATTTGATGAAGCGCTGCGTTATCTGGCGGAAGCCATTAAAAGGCGGGAAAGCTACCGCGATGAAATCCTGGTTGATAGTGCCTTACAGCCTCTAGCGGAAAGTGAAGTATTTGAGGAGCTCGACCAGGTTATTGCCAATACTCCCTCACCGCAAAGCGGCGGCAAGGGGAGCTAG
- a CDS encoding CatA-like O-acetyltransferase — MSMTPIDIERWNRKAHFEFFMSSAGSTRIGLTQPVDVTNLVSFCKKNTLPFYYSLIFLVTQVGNEIAGFRHRIVNGQPIEHDMLHPLFSDLGDNELFKLVMARMETNLTEFVHKARELSQAQSEYLPVENFISRHDILNISCYPWGDFSGLQVKPVQKEGCDPGIPFIFWGKYHRQEGRLVTSMYIEVNHCFLDGIHLYQFKQQLEDKICQLA, encoded by the coding sequence ATGTCCATGACTCCTATTGATATCGAACGCTGGAATAGAAAGGCCCACTTTGAATTTTTTATGAGCAGTGCAGGGTCAACTCGGATAGGCTTAACCCAGCCGGTCGATGTGACAAATCTGGTATCTTTCTGTAAAAAGAATACACTCCCTTTTTATTACAGCCTTATTTTTCTTGTCACGCAGGTGGGAAATGAAATAGCGGGTTTCAGGCATCGTATCGTCAATGGCCAGCCCATTGAGCATGACATGCTGCACCCGTTATTTTCTGATTTAGGGGATAATGAGTTATTCAAACTCGTTATGGCAAGAATGGAAACGAATCTGACAGAGTTCGTCCACAAGGCAAGGGAACTTTCACAGGCACAATCTGAGTACCTCCCCGTAGAAAATTTCATCAGCCGCCATGATATCTTGAATATCAGCTGCTACCCCTGGGGCGACTTCTCTGGTCTACAGGTAAAGCCTGTACAGAAAGAAGGTTGTGATCCAGGAATACCTTTTATTTTCTGGGGTAAATACCATCGCCAGGAGGGCCGCCTTGTCACTTCGATGTATATTGAAGTTAATCACTGCTTTCTGGATGGCATCCATCTTTATCAATTTAAACAGCAGTTGGAGGATAAGATTTGTCAACTGGCTTAA
- the ectB gene encoding diaminobutyrate--2-oxoglutarate transaminase: MKIFDEIESEVQSYARSFPRVFNRAKGELMWDEEGNQYLDFLAGAGTLNYGHNNPLFKQALQDYIEADGITHGLDMHTRAKGEFLQALNEKILKPRNMEYVVQFTGPTGTNAVEAAMKIARNVTGQQNIVTFTNGFHGVSLGSLAATGNSHHRDAAGVSLNGTHRMPFDDYLGKNIDTTEYLDKVLSDSSSGINSPAAVIVETVQGEGGINAASIEWLRNLQSVCKKHGLLFIVDDIQAGCGRTGNFFSFEEAGIEPDIITLSKSLSGYGLPFALVLMKPELDQWKPGEHNGTFRGNNLAFVTAKAAIDHYWSDENFSREIKRKGKYISERLNEIVSRYGEGNFTTKGRGMFQGIDCISGELAGKITKLAFKQGLIIETSGADDQIVKLLCPLIITDQNLKKGIDIIESAIREVCAGERDMPEERVFFEAC; encoded by the coding sequence ATGAAGATCTTTGATGAGATTGAATCAGAAGTGCAAAGCTATGCCCGCTCCTTTCCGCGAGTCTTCAATCGCGCAAAAGGCGAGCTGATGTGGGATGAGGAGGGAAATCAGTATCTGGATTTCCTGGCGGGTGCCGGCACGCTCAACTACGGGCACAACAACCCTCTGTTCAAGCAGGCACTGCAAGATTACATTGAGGCCGATGGAATTACTCACGGCCTCGATATGCACACCAGGGCCAAGGGTGAATTCCTACAGGCACTGAATGAGAAAATTCTCAAACCACGGAATATGGAGTACGTGGTGCAGTTTACCGGTCCGACAGGGACGAATGCGGTAGAGGCTGCGATGAAAATTGCCCGCAATGTAACCGGGCAGCAGAACATCGTCACCTTTACCAACGGTTTCCATGGCGTAAGCCTTGGCTCGCTGGCTGCCACCGGCAACTCGCATCACAGGGATGCTGCCGGTGTCAGCCTCAATGGTACACACCGCATGCCCTTTGACGACTACCTGGGCAAAAATATCGATACCACCGAATACCTCGATAAAGTGCTCTCAGATTCCAGCAGCGGCATTAACTCCCCCGCAGCAGTGATTGTTGAGACAGTTCAAGGGGAAGGCGGTATCAATGCGGCCAGTATCGAGTGGCTAAGAAACCTTCAGTCCGTCTGTAAAAAACACGGCTTACTTTTTATTGTCGATGATATCCAGGCTGGCTGCGGCCGCACGGGCAACTTTTTCAGCTTTGAAGAGGCCGGTATCGAACCCGATATCATTACGCTATCCAAATCCCTCAGCGGCTATGGGCTGCCATTTGCGCTGGTGCTAATGAAACCAGAACTGGACCAGTGGAAGCCCGGTGAGCACAACGGCACTTTCCGTGGCAACAATCTGGCTTTTGTAACTGCGAAAGCCGCTATCGATCATTACTGGTCTGACGAAAACTTCTCACGGGAGATTAAACGCAAGGGCAAATACATTTCCGAGCGTTTGAATGAAATTGTCAGCCGATATGGTGAGGGTAACTTCACCACCAAAGGCCGGGGGATGTTTCAGGGTATCGACTGCATCAGCGGCGAACTTGCAGGAAAGATCACTAAACTGGCATTCAAGCAGGGGCTGATTATTGAAACCAGCGGAGCCGATGACCAGATCGTTAAGCTCCTTTGCCCACTGATTATCACTGATCAAAACCTTAAAAAAGGGATCGACATTATTGAATCCGCTATCCGGGAAGTCTGTGCCGGAGAGCGGGATATGCCTGAGGAAAGAGTCTTTTTTGAAGCCTGCTAG
- a CDS encoding PepSY domain-containing protein has protein sequence MKSRYRLLWIKLHTYFSCFFLPIAILYIATGVLYLFDIEGGVDEQFEYTVSLPKGLPSNEQETLDTISPFVQPTEVSLPADFYLEDEWIGWYGYKRQVYLEPSQDKQSAILHVKEHDLWHQFLLIHKGHAGPLFWFSSIMLGASLLFSLISGLVVAFAVPKFRKTSIQFTSLGLIALVIAFFIGG, from the coding sequence ATGAAATCCAGATACCGTTTACTGTGGATCAAGCTCCACACCTATTTTTCCTGCTTTTTTCTACCCATTGCCATTTTGTATATCGCCACGGGCGTGCTCTACCTATTTGATATAGAGGGGGGCGTCGACGAACAATTTGAGTACACAGTTTCTCTACCCAAGGGCTTACCCAGCAATGAGCAAGAGACCCTAGATACTATATCTCCGTTTGTTCAGCCCACAGAAGTATCATTGCCGGCAGATTTCTATTTGGAGGATGAGTGGATTGGCTGGTATGGCTACAAACGCCAAGTCTATTTGGAGCCTAGCCAGGATAAGCAATCAGCGATACTTCATGTAAAAGAACATGATCTATGGCATCAATTTCTGCTGATTCATAAAGGTCATGCTGGCCCCCTCTTCTGGTTCTCATCCATTATGCTTGGTGCGAGCCTGCTATTTAGCTTGATTAGTGGATTAGTGGTTGCTTTTGCGGTGCCAAAATTCAGGAAGACTTCTATACAATTTACTTCTCTCGGGCTTATTGCACTGGTAATTGCCTTTTTTATTGGGGGCTGA
- a CDS encoding response regulator transcription factor: protein MTRSMGPDCKTPLLVLLAEDNHALAANIIESLEEYNIRCDYADNGIMATELALKHDFDVIVLDVMMPGRSGFEVSSKLRNAGSSTPILMLTALDQLDDKLAGFQSGGDDYLVKPFEMLELVARIRSLSIKRRVTQTRYKVEDLEVNLETHEVTRQGKSINLPPICWELLVFLMQQSPKLVTKEKIEQHLWQFLSPESDVIKVHLYRLRQGIDKGFSFPLLHTIRGKGVILGKRDESL from the coding sequence GTGACTAGATCAATGGGGCCTGACTGCAAAACGCCATTATTGGTACTCTTAGCTGAAGACAATCACGCACTGGCGGCCAATATTATCGAGAGCCTCGAAGAGTACAATATTCGATGTGACTACGCCGATAATGGGATAATGGCCACTGAGCTGGCCTTAAAGCATGACTTCGATGTGATCGTACTTGATGTCATGATGCCGGGTAGAAGTGGTTTCGAAGTGAGCTCTAAGTTGCGCAATGCAGGAAGCTCGACACCAATATTGATGCTGACCGCGCTGGACCAATTGGACGATAAACTCGCCGGTTTCCAATCTGGAGGGGATGACTACCTGGTTAAACCCTTCGAAATGCTTGAGCTGGTCGCACGGATTCGGTCTCTATCAATAAAACGACGCGTTACCCAAACCCGGTATAAAGTTGAGGACCTGGAAGTTAATTTAGAGACCCATGAAGTCACCAGGCAGGGGAAATCTATAAATCTGCCCCCAATCTGTTGGGAATTGCTCGTGTTTTTGATGCAACAGAGTCCAAAGCTGGTTACTAAAGAAAAAATTGAACAGCATTTATGGCAGTTTCTTTCCCCCGAATCCGACGTAATCAAAGTACATCTGTATCGGTTGCGGCAGGGAATTGATAAGGGGTTCAGTTTTCCACTACTGCACACGATCAGAGGGAAGGGCGTTATCCTGGGGAAGCGTGATGAAAGCCTTTGA
- a CDS encoding cold-shock protein: MSNTVTGTVKWFDEGKGFGFIAQESGPDVFAHFSAISGGGFKTLAEGQKVEFTVTQGAKGPQAENIVCL, translated from the coding sequence ATGTCTAATACAGTTACTGGTACCGTTAAGTGGTTTGACGAAGGGAAAGGTTTTGGCTTCATCGCCCAGGAATCCGGTCCCGACGTTTTTGCTCACTTCAGCGCAATTTCCGGTGGCGGTTTTAAAACCTTGGCCGAAGGCCAGAAGGTAGAGTTTACCGTGACTCAGGGCGCTAAAGGCCCACAAGCAGAAAACATTGTCTGCCTGTAA
- the ectA gene encoding diaminobutyrate acetyltransferase: MSSSENILLRSPLIEDGMATYRLIKRCPPLDTNSSYCNLLHCSHFANTSVAAEVDGELLGFISGYIIPDRTDTLFVWQVAVDEKARGLGLASRMISHILERPHCGSVRFIETTITEHNLPSWALFHSVADKLSVDLHSSPWMDSQAHFDGLHDSETLVRIGPFALEETP; the protein is encoded by the coding sequence TTGTCTAGCTCAGAAAATATTTTGTTGCGCAGCCCATTGATTGAAGATGGGATGGCCACTTACCGATTGATCAAGCGTTGCCCTCCCCTGGATACAAACTCCAGCTACTGCAACCTCCTCCACTGCAGCCATTTCGCCAACACCTCAGTCGCCGCAGAGGTTGATGGAGAGCTGCTGGGCTTTATTTCCGGGTATATCATCCCCGACCGTACAGACACCCTCTTTGTCTGGCAGGTGGCCGTCGACGAGAAAGCCCGGGGGCTTGGACTGGCCTCCCGGATGATAAGTCACATCCTTGAGCGCCCTCACTGTGGTTCGGTCAGATTTATCGAGACCACCATTACAGAACACAACCTGCCCTCTTGGGCGCTCTTCCACAGTGTCGCCGATAAATTATCGGTCGATCTTCACTCCTCACCCTGGATGGACTCTCAAGCCCACTTTGATGGGCTGCACGACTCCGAAACCCTTGTCCGCATCGGGCCTTTCGCCCTCGAAGAAACACCATAA
- a CDS encoding MipA/OmpV family protein, giving the protein MSSLRDQNHKSSLPLTLSMCTALVGSALSSLAFADEVTQKPPRQDETALSVGIGTFSVESIYVDGEDQNNIFPLISARYKRFYFQGFELGADLYHDDKLRVKLGIGGDFAGDRDRGDSEKLSDMEELDLAILANLSMNYKSPVGLWKVGISQDISDTHDGYSLSAGYSLPYKHQKWIIKPDFTISWQSDSALDYYYGVDLNEVTQDRAAYEANADIITRLGIQVGYNISPNLILMGGVYQTWYGDEISNSPIVDTDSSRRTSLMVSYKF; this is encoded by the coding sequence ATGTCTAGTTTGCGAGATCAAAACCATAAGAGTTCTCTGCCATTAACTTTGAGTATGTGCACCGCGCTGGTGGGTTCGGCATTATCCAGCCTAGCTTTTGCAGATGAAGTTACCCAGAAGCCGCCAAGGCAGGATGAGACGGCACTTTCTGTAGGTATTGGGACCTTTAGCGTTGAGTCAATCTACGTTGATGGAGAGGACCAAAATAACATATTTCCACTGATCTCAGCCCGCTACAAGCGTTTTTACTTTCAGGGTTTTGAGTTGGGTGCTGATCTGTACCACGACGATAAACTTCGAGTGAAGCTTGGTATTGGCGGCGACTTCGCTGGTGATAGAGACAGAGGGGACAGTGAAAAGCTCAGCGATATGGAAGAGCTTGACCTGGCGATTCTTGCCAACTTATCAATGAACTATAAAAGCCCTGTAGGCCTTTGGAAGGTTGGCATCTCACAAGATATCAGTGATACCCACGACGGATACAGTCTATCGGCTGGATATAGTCTGCCTTACAAGCACCAAAAGTGGATCATCAAACCCGACTTCACTATTAGCTGGCAAAGTGATAGTGCGTTGGATTACTACTATGGCGTGGACCTAAATGAAGTAACTCAAGATAGGGCAGCGTATGAAGCAAATGCAGATATCATTACCCGGTTAGGTATACAAGTGGGATACAACATTAGCCCAAACCTTATTCTTATGGGGGGCGTATATCAAACCTGGTATGGCGATGAGATTAGTAATAGCCCAATCGTGGACACTGATAGCTCAAGACGTACGTCATTAATGGTGAGTTATAAATTTTAA
- a CDS encoding MarR family transcriptional regulator, whose translation MNSIEQVLVALRRVIRATDLHSKHLAKTTGLTAPQVLLLQAIRNKGEVTIGELANEVSLSQATVTNILDRLEKRGFVYRQRSQTDKRKVHAYLTEEATETLRDAPIPLQDQFARQFGDLKDWEQSMIIASLQRVAQMMDAQHIDASPVLDIGVLDRQGASMDKPATALGYSDTSDSSDGDKSN comes from the coding sequence TTGAACAGTATCGAACAAGTGCTAGTGGCCCTGCGGCGGGTAATAAGAGCCACGGACCTGCACTCCAAGCACCTGGCTAAAACCACCGGCTTAACCGCCCCGCAGGTGTTGTTGCTACAGGCTATTCGCAATAAGGGTGAAGTGACTATTGGCGAACTTGCAAATGAGGTTAGTCTGAGCCAGGCAACAGTAACCAACATCTTGGATCGCCTGGAGAAGAGAGGGTTTGTCTATCGCCAGCGCTCCCAAACCGATAAACGCAAGGTACACGCCTACCTCACAGAGGAGGCCACTGAAACGCTGCGCGACGCCCCCATCCCGCTTCAGGACCAGTTTGCTCGTCAGTTTGGCGATCTAAAAGACTGGGAGCAAAGCATGATTATTGCTTCACTACAGCGCGTTGCCCAAATGATGGATGCTCAACATATCGATGCCTCCCCAGTACTGGATATCGGTGTTCTGGATCGCCAGGGTGCCTCAATGGATAAGCCCGCAACGGCACTGGGCTACAGTGACACTTCCGATTCCTCCGACGGAGATAAAAGCAATTAG
- a CDS encoding NAD(P)/FAD-dependent oxidoreductase, translating into MDILVIGAGPTGLTAAVTLTSLGLKCRIVERKNSPSELSRAVGIMPATIDALRELGAAAPFLAEAMPLRKMHILRDERTLVYIDNSGNEFRDRVPLGLPQNRTEGILRDTLAERGVEVEYGVSVTNITTTPDKAAVNFSDNTSASFDWVIAADGIQSAVRQQLKIQYPGIDLPNKWSIADVDLRGNFDPEEIALDLYGGEGEFTLVLPIERRRARIASSTEDALATLRLPIEIANIRRTAAFKISIRQAETYRKHRVLLAGDAAHCHSPVGGKGMNLGMADAIAAASAIANGAVDSYSTSRHEAGESVVKKTELARKLISSSNPLAKSALWLSAHCIASVPPIHRAFMRQWTAV; encoded by the coding sequence ATGGACATCCTCGTAATCGGTGCCGGTCCGACCGGATTGACTGCTGCGGTCACCCTCACTTCCTTGGGGCTGAAGTGCCGTATTGTTGAGCGCAAAAACAGCCCCTCTGAACTCTCCCGCGCTGTCGGCATTATGCCGGCCACCATTGATGCTCTTCGGGAGCTGGGCGCCGCAGCCCCCTTTCTTGCAGAGGCAATGCCCCTGAGAAAAATGCACATATTGCGCGATGAGAGAACCCTGGTTTATATCGACAACAGCGGGAATGAGTTTCGCGATAGGGTGCCTCTGGGGTTGCCGCAAAACCGGACCGAGGGAATCCTCCGGGACACTCTTGCCGAGAGGGGCGTCGAAGTTGAGTACGGGGTCTCAGTCACTAACATCACAACCACCCCAGACAAGGCGGCCGTTAATTTCTCAGACAATACCAGCGCCTCTTTTGACTGGGTGATTGCCGCAGACGGTATACAGTCCGCTGTGCGACAACAGCTGAAAATACAGTACCCTGGTATTGATTTGCCCAATAAGTGGTCAATTGCGGATGTGGATTTGAGGGGAAACTTCGATCCGGAAGAGATTGCCCTGGACCTGTACGGCGGGGAAGGTGAGTTCACCTTGGTACTCCCTATCGAACGGCGCCGCGCTCGCATCGCATCATCAACCGAAGATGCCCTGGCAACCCTCAGGCTACCGATAGAAATCGCCAACATCCGAAGGACAGCGGCCTTTAAAATCTCCATCCGACAGGCAGAAACTTACCGAAAGCACCGGGTGTTATTGGCTGGAGACGCAGCCCATTGCCACTCTCCAGTGGGAGGGAAGGGGATGAATCTGGGTATGGCCGACGCCATAGCTGCAGCATCTGCTATCGCTAACGGTGCGGTCGATAGCTACTCTACCTCCCGGCATGAGGCAGGGGAGTCCGTGGTTAAGAAAACAGAGCTGGCGAGAAAACTGATCTCCTCGAGTAATCCTTTGGCAAAATCGGCATTGTGGCTATCTGCACATTGCATCGCCTCAGTGCCTCCGATTCATCGCGCCTTTATGCGGCAGTGGACGGCGGTCTGA
- a CDS encoding aspartate kinase: MHTIEKIGGTSMTDYEAVRDNIIKGDSKGIYNRVFVVSAYGGITDLLLEHKKSGQPGIYALFSSSIEDDSWLVKFDELRAALRQINERLFGHGDLLAEANLFLDERLESAKKCLRDLQSLCQHGHFSLDAHLGTVREMLASLGEAHSAWNTSKLLQRDGVNACFVDLTGWRTNKHIPLDERIRDAFATIDLSKQLPIVTGYAHSDKGLLISFDRGYSEMTFSRLAVLTGAKEAVIHKEFHLSSADPRLVGEGNAVPIGRTNYDVADQLANLGMEAIHPKAAKGLRQQNIPLRVKNTFEPEHAGTLITGDYISDSPRVEIIAGCKGVYALELFDQDMAGSIHDYDREVLLVIKRFKAHIISKNTNANTLTHFLSTNLKTIKRIQAALEEHFPEAELNQRKVAIVSAIGSDMQIPGVLAKAVQSMSKSNIRVLAMHQSLRHVDMQFIVNEPDYDAAVRTLHEALVEIYNHGTAICLAS, from the coding sequence ATGCATACGATAGAAAAGATTGGCGGCACCTCTATGACGGACTACGAAGCGGTCCGGGATAATATTATCAAAGGTGACTCCAAGGGGATCTACAATCGTGTTTTTGTAGTCTCTGCCTACGGCGGTATTACTGACCTGCTTCTAGAACACAAGAAAAGTGGTCAACCAGGGATCTATGCCCTCTTCTCCAGCAGTATTGAGGACGATAGCTGGCTGGTTAAGTTTGACGAACTTCGAGCAGCACTGCGGCAAATCAACGAGCGCCTTTTTGGGCATGGCGATCTTCTCGCGGAAGCGAACCTGTTTTTGGATGAAAGGTTAGAGAGCGCTAAAAAATGCCTGAGAGACCTGCAAAGCCTCTGCCAGCACGGCCACTTCTCCCTCGACGCCCACTTGGGCACGGTAAGGGAGATGTTAGCCAGCCTCGGTGAGGCCCACAGCGCATGGAACACTTCGAAACTGTTGCAGCGGGATGGTGTAAATGCCTGCTTTGTCGATCTGACTGGCTGGCGCACCAACAAGCACATTCCCCTGGATGAGCGTATCCGGGATGCCTTTGCCACCATCGACTTAAGCAAACAGCTGCCTATTGTTACCGGCTATGCCCACAGCGATAAGGGCCTGCTGATCTCGTTTGATCGGGGCTATAGCGAGATGACTTTCAGTCGTCTCGCCGTCCTCACCGGGGCAAAGGAGGCGGTGATTCACAAAGAGTTTCACCTGAGCAGTGCAGACCCCCGCCTGGTGGGAGAGGGAAATGCAGTGCCCATCGGTCGCACCAACTACGATGTGGCCGACCAACTGGCAAACCTGGGGATGGAAGCGATTCACCCCAAAGCCGCCAAGGGGCTGCGCCAACAAAATATCCCTCTCAGGGTGAAAAATACCTTCGAGCCCGAACACGCCGGCACCCTGATTACTGGTGACTACATCAGCGACTCTCCACGAGTGGAAATTATTGCTGGCTGTAAAGGGGTTTACGCCCTGGAGTTGTTTGACCAGGATATGGCGGGCAGCATCCACGATTATGATCGCGAAGTGCTACTGGTGATCAAGCGCTTCAAAGCCCATATTATTTCCAAAAACACTAATGCCAATACCCTTACCCATTTCCTCTCCACCAACTTGAAAACAATCAAGCGGATTCAGGCTGCATTGGAAGAGCATTTTCCCGAAGCCGAACTGAACCAGCGCAAAGTCGCCATAGTTTCAGCCATCGGTAGCGATATGCAAATCCCCGGCGTGCTGGCCAAAGCGGTGCAGTCGATGTCCAAAAGCAATATCCGCGTGCTCGCCATGCACCAGTCCCTGCGTCATGTGGATATGCAGTTCATCGTTAACGAGCCAGACTATGACGCAGCCGTTCGGACACTACACGAGGCACTGGTAGAAATTTACAATCACGGGACGGCGATATGCCTCGCATCCTGA
- the thpD gene encoding ectoine hydroxylase produces MKYLPDSSSVTREDCYPSRKPGLLGGTRVRKDPIVYGDCQSLSPLAPSQLKRYAEQGFVVLENMFSQAEINLFTQELAEIKQRRHTDKSEEIITEPESNEVRSVFRIHKSSQIFNRLSRDQRLSSIAKCILGDEVYIHQSRANYKPGFRGKDFYWHSDFETWHVEDGMPRMRALSISITLTENHHFNGPLMLIPKSHHHYIACDGETPKRNYLSSLKKQELGIPSDSHLRSLVSNGGISAVTGKPGSIVVFDCNLMHGSSSNISPDPRSNLFFVFNALSNKVEAPFCGLPPRPEYICARKSISTI; encoded by the coding sequence ATGAAGTACCTTCCAGATAGCTCAAGTGTTACCAGGGAAGATTGCTACCCCTCCCGAAAACCGGGCCTTCTGGGTGGTACCAGGGTGCGCAAAGATCCAATTGTGTATGGGGACTGCCAGTCCCTCTCCCCACTGGCACCATCGCAACTCAAGCGCTATGCAGAACAGGGCTTTGTTGTACTGGAGAATATGTTTTCCCAGGCGGAGATTAACCTTTTTACGCAAGAGCTGGCGGAGATTAAACAGCGCAGACACACTGACAAGTCGGAAGAAATTATCACCGAGCCTGAAAGTAACGAAGTGCGCTCAGTCTTTCGTATCCACAAAAGCAGCCAAATTTTTAACCGGCTTTCCAGGGATCAACGGCTATCAAGTATTGCGAAATGTATTTTGGGTGATGAGGTTTATATCCATCAGTCTCGCGCGAACTACAAACCTGGTTTTCGCGGGAAAGATTTTTATTGGCACTCCGATTTTGAAACCTGGCATGTCGAGGACGGCATGCCCCGTATGCGGGCACTCAGCATCTCCATTACCTTAACAGAGAATCATCATTTTAATGGCCCATTGATGCTGATTCCCAAGTCCCACCACCATTACATTGCTTGCGATGGGGAAACACCAAAACGGAACTACCTCAGCTCACTGAAAAAGCAGGAGCTTGGTATTCCCTCAGATAGCCATTTGAGGTCCCTGGTATCCAATGGCGGAATATCAGCTGTTACAGGCAAGCCCGGCAGTATTGTTGTGTTTGACTGTAACTTAATGCATGGCTCCAGCAGCAATATCAGCCCCGACCCGAGGTCTAATTTGTTTTTTGTTTTTAATGCCCTGAGCAACAAGGTGGAGGCTCCGTTTTGCGGCTTGCCTCCCAGGCCGGAATACATCTGTGCGAGGAAATCAATTTCTACTATCTGA